From one Paenibacillus sp. FSL K6-1330 genomic stretch:
- a CDS encoding DinB family protein yields MVKQLIIGDALQELAHTRRILECLPEEHMTWKPHVKSMTLGGLATHLINLLNWQVAIFLYPEFDLSTVPLRREALERREDMLEEFDANVIKLEQLLAECDEKALAEEWTLRNGDHIILRQPRAVALRTFGLSHMVHHRAQLGVYLRLLDIPVPGIYGPSADEEGK; encoded by the coding sequence ATGGTGAAACAACTGATCATCGGAGACGCTCTGCAAGAATTGGCCCATACGCGCCGCATCCTGGAGTGCTTACCCGAGGAGCATATGACGTGGAAACCGCACGTCAAATCCATGACGTTAGGCGGGCTCGCCACGCACCTGATCAACTTGCTGAACTGGCAAGTCGCGATTTTTCTTTACCCGGAATTCGATCTTTCAACCGTGCCGCTTCGGCGGGAAGCTTTAGAAAGACGCGAAGACATGCTGGAGGAATTTGACGCGAACGTTATCAAGCTTGAACAGCTGTTAGCCGAATGCGATGAGAAAGCGCTCGCAGAGGAATGGACCTTGCGGAACGGCGACCATATCATTCTGCGCCAACCGCGGGCAGTCGCGCTTCGCACCTTCGGTTTAAGCCATATGGTTCACCATCGGGCGCAGCTCGGGGTATATTTGCGGCTGCTTGATATTCCGGTGCCGGGCATCTACGGTCCCTCAGCCGATGAGGAAGGCAAGTGA